The DNA segment AATACTTGGGTCTTCTGGAGGGtacaaaaataaaggagaaaGATGTCACATGGTTGGTCTGCCTTCAGTGACAGAGTGCTCATATATTAAGTATGGATATGGATGCTGGTGTGGTTGagagaattgaacttggagttATGACTTATGAAAGTGAGTAGTGGGAAAAAAATGCAGAGGGAGGTGATAGGTTATTTCTGCTAAGGAGAAAAGTGTACAGAAGTTATGGAGCACAAAATTCCAGCAAACAAGGTTGGGGCATTGGGTATAGAATATAGCTTGTAGGGATTTTGAGTCAAAGACACTTGTATCATGTGGACAAATTTATAAGCATTGATGCTTCATTTCATATTGCTGGACAATATTAAGGGTAACTTAATGTTGTTTGTAAATGATAGATAATATATCttgtaattaagaaagtgagcAATCGAATGGCGTGGCTATGCATGCTCATACTAGTGTGGAAGATATTCATTTTGCTGAGAATTCCCAAGAACTTTATGAACTTTTTAAGTGATACTTAACACTTAAGGGGTGCTGGTTAATTTCCCTAATTCCCCTTGCTAATGTCACTCTATATTGTGTAAACTTGACTCTTGCAAATTACCACAGCTTCTGCCTTCAGGGTTTATGTCTAATTAGACTTCACATCTATTTATATCTGTAATGATTGCGGTTTACCTGTATCTCTTTGGATATCTATTTGATGTTTCTGGTTTTTatctaataatcacttcttctGTTTGTTCAAATAATATGCAAGAACTCTCTGATTTAAGTTTTCTTGtcagttcttttatttttgattagcaagtttccttgtcaatttggaaTCCGGAGTTTTTCTTTCTGGTCGCTTTTGAATTTTCTTGGCCTTatatttacctataaaaaaaaaaaaatttcttgacCTTATTCATAAAAGATGaacttgtttttattattacttcCATTTGTCTGCAGATCTTCGGGATGATAAGCAGTTCTTTATTGACCATCCAGGTGCAGTGCCTATTACAACAGATCAGGTAAAGTTTATCACCCTTTATCTTCCTGTTTTAGTTGGTCAACGATATTCTCAACATATGGTTTGACTTTCACTTCTTGCTAAAGGGAGAAGAGCTTAGGAAACTGATTGGAGCTCCTGCCTACATTGAGTGTAGTTCAAAAACACAGCAGGTATGTTTTCTTCAgttatacattttttattttttttttgcagagaATTTGTCTATCCCGTGGTATTGATTGGACTTATGTCCCCTTGTAATTGCAGAATGTTAAGGCAGTTTTTGATGCAGCCATTAAGGTCGTGCTTCAGCCGCCTaagcaaaagaagaagagaaaggtaCAAAAGGCTTGCTCCATATTGTGAACCGGGAGCGATTCTATTTGAAATTGGAGACAATGACCCGCCAGCCTCTTACTTGCAGTATAACTTCTGTCTGTGTCTGTATGTCGACGGTATCTTTCAGATTCTATGTCCTCTGTAAGGACAACAAGCTGGTTGGGTATAGTCTTGACTCACATGCTAGGGATCTGTGTGAATGTGAAAGCATAAGATTGTTAGTTTCTGGCTTTATCTGTTAACATGACCTGTAACTGATTACAAGCATTACTTGTTGGCCCATTACAAGTgtggtgtttatttttttttcctctgaaCTGCAGAGGTTGGATGCTTTAAatggctttttttttaatcatgttGACAGATGTCATCACACAAATGTGGTCCTTGAGTTGGTTGTGCACGGCTAATGACATATCGATATTCGAATATTGCACGTCTAATGACATTTGAACcaatcattattaaaaaagataaaaaactgGTTGCCAACCTTTCAAATTATGAAGCTTACAGAGTGGACCATTCATGATTAATGATTTAGtacttgtaaataaaattgtaaGGAACTAGTTTGATTCCAGGTTCATGGTAATGTTTGATATGGTTTTAAGTGTGTAAGTTTCGCGAGTCTGtcaataataaaatgattttttcatgtagattttaaatttatctattttttaaagggAAAATACAGAATTTTCACAtattaagattgtaaatatcattttttaattagtagaaTTTGCACatattaaaattgtaaatatcattttttaattagtgtgattgaagtggacatattcGACATGGTCAAATTGTACTGTCTCAttgcctattaaaaaataaaaaaaaattcgataCAATGTCTTAGCAAGCAAGCATTAAGCGTATATGAGTTTGAAGAGGTCACAATGTCTTTGCAAACAgtgttttttgtaaaaatttattttcagcGGTTGACTTAAGAAAACAAGAGATTAGACCAATTATTTGATTCCATTGGGACTGATAAGAAAAATTGTTGGGACTTCTCACCACTTCCTAAcgtgagaaatactttttgcagttggtagatgcagtcggcgtgcagtcgactgtaaaaaaatgaattaatacgagacttatatgaaaaaaaatttatttttataacttttttttattcatgtaggtccctctgaatataaaaaaatttttttataattttttttattcattctgtacagccgactgcacgtcgactgtatttgccgactgtatgtagcaaagcccttatATTCATAAAATGTTACTTAAGAGAAATGTTTAATTCAAagagaattatacaaaattattttacaaattgatgttcaaacctactctaaaattaaaaataatttttatagcaTGATATAtgacatcaaaattaaattaattctcATCGGGGCCTTAGGCACTTAATGACTCTATCATTCTTAGGCACTTAATGACTCTATCATTActcttaatttatataattccatttataattgtttttattactCCTACTCTCAGCAACAACCTTTTGTTGATGCAAACTAGTGATAAGATTAGCCATAATCGCAGCTGTATCACCTAGCCGTGAGACTaaccttccccggatggtaacTACTCTGCCAAACGTTCAACTCAAACGTTCTTCTAGCTACGTGGATTCAGCTCTACCGGCCCAATCCCGTCGGTGAAGAACTGAGAGGGCAAGATGATGATACCGGATGGAATTGAGGACGAAGAGAAATGGCTTGCCGAAGGGATCGCCGGCATTCAGCACAACGCCTTTTACATGCACCGCGCTCTGGTACACTCCCACTATTCTCCTGTTTGTAGCCCCAATCTTTCCTTCCTAGAGAAATCTCCGTCGTAACCTAACTTCCAGAAAATTTCTGATCCTCTCAGGACGCGAACAATCTCAGAGAAGTACTCAAGTACTCTGCTCAGATGCTGTCGGAGCTTCGAACGTCGAAGCTTTCACCTCACAAATACTACGAACTCTGTAAatattcttctctttctttttctatttcaatTCACCATTGGATTATTtgaagttgtatttttttttttgtggtctGCGTGTGTGAGATATGCGAGCGTTCGATGAATTGAGGAAGCTGGAGATGTTCTTCAAAGATGAAAGCAGGCACGGGGTTTCGATCGTTGATCTTTACGAACTTGTTCAGCATGCTGGGAACATTTTGCCTAGGCTGTAAGAGTCTTGATCGAAAAATAAACCCTAACCGATTTTTCAGTGTTAAATCATTTGTTTGTATATGCAACAAATTAATATCTCTTTATTAGAATATGCGACATTTATAGATCTGCAAGTGATAGAATGTGGAAGAATTCCTGAACATATTCCCTGTTAATGACTCAACAAATCAAATGGCTATGTTCAAATATTCTCCGTTTCtccctttatttttcaaatgattccATGCGCACTAACTTCTGAGCTGTGCAATGAGAAATTCATCTAGTTTGTGTAGTTGCGCTCTTTCAAGGAGAAATGTCAAATTACTTTTTTCAGTCCATCTGAAACTCTTTTTATTGATTTACCAGGTATCTCCTGTGTACGGTAGGATCCGTGTACATTAAATCCAAGGAGGCTCCTGCTAAGGATGTCCTTAAAGATCTCGTGGAAATGTGTCTTGGCGTTCAACACCCGATACGTGGGCTTTTTTTAAGATGTTATCTTGCTCAAATCAGTAGAGATAAGCTACCTGATATTGGTTCAGAATACAAAGGGTAAGATGGTTCTTTGATTGGGTCCCTTTCCCTTTTCATAATGAAGTTACCGGTTATAGGAGTTTATTGCTTtgttgtgtgtttttgtttcccaacattctaaCTCGTTTGATATTGATGGGATTTTTGCATTAAAAGTTTCTCCATATGACCTAAGGCATAAGTTGTTTTCCACATAAAATTTCCCGTGTAGATGAATAATATCTTCCTTTCATGATCTTTAAATGAACTGGCATAAGAAACATTTTATAATAACTTAAATCCTAGCCTCACAATTTTTTTGGGACTATCTTTCATGTTTAAGATCACAATATACAGTTAACGAATAGACTTATAGTAAATTTACCGTGTTGGTACATTCAGTTGTTACTACTTGTATAATGCTCGCAAGCCTTGTGGGACCACTTCTAATGTCATGGTGCCAATATTTTTCTACAGAGATTCTGACACTGTCGTGGATGCTGTAGACTTTGTGCTTCAGAATTTCATTGAGATGAATAAGCTTTGGGTACGACTGAAACATCAGGTTTGTTGGACATCTACAAACCATTATCCACTTTTGTGCTTGGACATGCATGGCACCACAGTACTTGCATGCCTTAGAGTATAAAATGAGTCATGAAGGCATGATTTTTGGCCATGCAGATGTTATGGTGCTTATGAATCATTCATACTCTATGGCGATCCTGAGTTGAGGCCTTCAATTGGGCTTTCTGGTCTGCAGGGACCTGGTCGGTCGAGAGAGAAGCTGGAAAAGGAAAGGAGTGAGCTTCGTGATCTGGTAATATCTGAAACTGTGACCAGATGAAAAGTTATGTAATAGATTGTGATAAAAGTAAtaaccattttatttttatcactatTTTGATAGGTTGGGAAAAATCTCCATGTTCTAAGTCAGATAGAGGGTGTAGACCTCGAAATGTACAAAGATACTGTTCTTCCCAGAATCTTAGAGCAGGTTTATTCTGGTTCTCTTctcagaatttttttaataaatttatttatttatttattattatttttttaaaatttttgttgttattataatattacCTTTTCACCTGCGAAGCTTTTTTTAGTAGCTCTTAAACTTGCATCAAAATCCCCTTGTGCAGATTGTCAACTGCAAAGATGACCTTTCTCAATATTATCTGATGGATTGCATAATCCAGGTCTTTCCTGATGAGTATCACTTGCAGACCCTTGAGACATTATTGGGTGCTTGCCCCCTGCTTCAGGTGGGTAACGTAACATACTGGATATTATTTCGAGTTTCAGGTTTCCTAATTTATTACCTTTAGCTTTGAGTGGAGGAGACACACAAAAAACGAGTCAATAATTCCAAACTTGTCGCACGTCCTACACCCCATGCTCGAGCTAGTTCCCATGTTTAAGGGACAGGAGTTTTTAGGCCCAGTTTGGGAGGGCTTGATCTTTTTTAAGAGCAGcagctctttttttatttttatttggagaagcaACTCCTATTCTTCTTCATAAAGCCACCTCAAACTACCAAGCCGCTTCACAAATAGTCGCACCATGGGTTACCAAATAAGAATGTTtggtaagaattttttttttttgataagtaaaaaaaaaaaaaaaaaaaaaaaaaaaaaacttccaagtgAATTAAATCTTTtagaagctttttttttttttgatgaataaatctTTTAGAAGCTTAAACGCCCTAAACATGAAAATTGCATTAGAATTGATCAGGATCCAAGATTTTTAAAAGACCTAAGaacatttaaaattttctccTAGTAGAATTAATGTACAACACTAGATGTGAAGAACATATGCATGCCAGCGCATCTTTTGATTATCGAACTTTATTATGTCTTGCTTTCCTTTGATTGCCTTTCTATTTTCTCTGCAATcctctcaaaatattttttatttgcagCCAACAGTAGACATCAAAACTGTGTTATCTCAATTAATGGACAGATTATCCAATTATGCTGCTTCAAGTACAGATGTGAGTTATCCATTTGATGTATTTGTGATTAAttctctctcatcttctttgATCACGGTTACCTTATGTTAGGTATTACCTGAATTTCTTCGAGTGGAAGCTTTTGCGAAATTGAGCAGTGCTATTGGGAGGGTAAGCTTTCTACCACCCTAATATTGTTATTCACTTTGAATGTTATACAAGCAGAGCTCCACAAGCCCAACCTTTATGTTTGCAAGGTTGACTTCCATAAGATTAAATAGTAGGTCCCTTGGTACCGTTTTCGTGaaagtttgaataaaaattaataacagtGTAGAGAAGTTGAAATCCCGTATGGCGACTATTTTATGAAtggatgattttatatgatcatactctATGTGTAATCTTGTGGAAGTTGAGTTGAAGGGTGTGGGCACACTGTTTCTTCAATAGAACGGTATATGTTTACTCTAGCATTTAGTTCACAACCAGAAAGGAATGGTCTCATAAAATTTAAAGAGGTTTCTGATATCATCACCTCCAAATTGCCAGGGATGTGTCTAAGTCTTCCGATTAGAGCATGCCCATCTGATATACTAGCAATGAGAGAATAGGATACATGTTTCCTGAAAGATATCATGGAGGAGTTacctattgaaaaaaaaaagaagaagatattatGGAGGAGTTGCCTAGTGATAACATGGTGATTATGGAAATCCAATAAGCGGCTTTAGAACAAAGTACTACACTGGctgagttattgatatttgaaggaaaaagagagtccTACTTTTTTCTTAACTGATTTCATATGTTGGGCATGGAAATGCATGGATTATGCTTTAAATTTAACAGCAGCATTTTGCTTCATTTTTGTACATGCTATGAATGTTTCCATGTTGATCAATACAATGCAACTGCAGGTGATAGAAGCGCAGGTTGAAATGCCCATTGTTGGAGCCATAACTTTATATGTCTCTCTTCTTACGTTTACTCTCCGTGTTCATCCTGATCGGCTTGACTATGTGGATCAAGTACTGGTATGTTTCCTCTTGAAGGTTGTTGTTTATAGCATTCATTAGATTTAAGTTTCACCTAACTAGTAGGCCTGCTGTTCAACAGAGCTATAAGCATCGATCACTTGTTCTTTGAGCTTCCATTTCCCAATGATTTAATTGCTGAAATTTATACTGACGAttgttaaatttttattattttttaaattcatttttaggGAGCATGTGTTAAGAAGCTTTCTGGCAAACCAAAGCTTGAGGACAGTAAAGCAAAAAAACAAGTTGTTGCACTTTTGAGTGCTCCCTTGGAGAAATACAAAGATATTGTGATGGCCTTGACACTTTCAAATTATCCCCGTGTGATGGACCACCTTGATAATGAAACAAATAAAGTCATGGCAATGGTTATTATACAAAGTATCCTGAAAAATACATCTTGCATCTCTACTGCTGATCAGGTAGGCGTCTTCTCTATTTGTGCTACAATCTCAACTTTTCTTTCTGGAGTCTGTGGTTAATATTGTCTTTGTAGGTGTCCTCatttgtatacatcctgtgtacttggactatgtctatttacttggaataaaatttctcttattaactaaaaaaaaaaatattgtcttTGTAGGTCGAGGTGTTGTTCGAATTAATTAAAGGACTCGTGAAGGACTTGGATGGAACCGATGTGGAGGAGGTgaaaacacaaacacacacacatgttGCTGCTAGAATTTAAATCTTGCAAGATAAAGTATTT comes from the Carya illinoinensis cultivar Pawnee chromosome 8, C.illinoinensisPawnee_v1, whole genome shotgun sequence genome and includes:
- the LOC122317755 gene encoding vacuolar protein sorting-associated protein 35B-like isoform X1 gives rise to the protein MMIPDGIEDEEKWLAEGIAGIQHNAFYMHRALDANNLREVLKYSAQMLSELRTSKLSPHKYYELYMRAFDELRKLEMFFKDESRHGVSIVDLYELVQHAGNILPRLYLLCTVGSVYIKSKEAPAKDVLKDLVEMCLGVQHPIRGLFLRCYLAQISRDKLPDIGSEYKGDSDTVVDAVDFVLQNFIEMNKLWVRLKHQGPGRSREKLEKERSELRDLVGKNLHVLSQIEGVDLEMYKDTVLPRILEQIVNCKDDLSQYYLMDCIIQVFPDEYHLQTLETLLGACPLLQPTVDIKTVLSQLMDRLSNYAASSTDVLPEFLRVEAFAKLSSAIGRVIEAQVEMPIVGAITLYVSLLTFTLRVHPDRLDYVDQVLGACVKKLSGKPKLEDSKAKKQVVALLSAPLEKYKDIVMALTLSNYPRVMDHLDNETNKVMAMVIIQSILKNTSCISTADQVEVLFELIKGLVKDLDGTDVEELDEEDFKEEQNSVARLIHMLYNDDPEEMLKIICAAKKNIMNGGPKRLPFTVPPLILSALGLIRRLQGREGDLTGEEVPATPKNIFQILNQAIEALTTVPSPELALRLYLECAEAANDCDLEPVAYEFFTQAFVLYEEEITDSKSQVTAIHLIIGTLQRMNVFGVENRDTLTHKATGYSAKLLKKPDQCRAVYACSHLFWVDDLDGIKDGERVLLCLKRALRIANAAQQMINITRGSSGPVTLFVEILNKYLYFFEKGNPQVTSAAIQALIELITTETKSDSTAPDAVSDPFFASTLRYIQFQKQKGGAMSEKYDSIKV
- the LOC122317755 gene encoding vacuolar protein sorting-associated protein 35B-like isoform X3; translation: MMIPDGIEDEEKWLAEGIAGIQHNAFYMHRALDANNLREVLKYSAQMLSELRTSKLSPHKYYELYMRAFDELRKLEMFFKDESRHGVSIVDLYELVQHAGNILPRLYLLCTVGSVYIKSKEAPAKDVLKDLVEMCLGVQHPIRGLFLRCYLAQISRDKLPDIGSEYKGDSDTVVDAVDFVLQNFIEMNKLWVRLKHQGPGRSREKLEKERSELRDLVGKNLHVLSQIEGVDLEMYKDTVLPRILEQIVNCKDDLSQYYLMDCIIQVFPDEYHLQTLETLLGACPLLQVLPEFLRVEAFAKLSSAIGRVIEAQVEMPIVGAITLYVSLLTFTLRVHPDRLDYVDQVLGACVKKLSGKPKLEDSKAKKQVVALLSAPLEKYKDIVMALTLSNYPRVMDHLDNETNKVMAMVIIQSILKNTSCISTADQVEVLFELIKGLVKDLDGTDVEELDEEDFKEEQNSVARLIHMLYNDDPEEMLKIICAAKKNIMNGGPKRLPFTVPPLILSALGLIRRLQGREGDLTGEEVPATPKNIFQILNQAIEALTTVPSPELALRLYLECAEAANDCDLEPVAYEFFTQAFVLYEEEITDSKSQVTAIHLIIGTLQRMNVFGVENRDTLTHKATGYSAKLLKKPDQCRAVYACSHLFWVDDLDGIKDGERVLLCLKRALRIANAAQQMINITRGSSGPVTLFVEILNKYLYFFEKGNPQVTSAAIQALIELITTETKSDSTAPDAVSDPFFASTLRYIQFQKQKGGAMSEKYDSIKV
- the LOC122317755 gene encoding vacuolar protein sorting-associated protein 35B-like isoform X2 → MMIPDGIEDEEKWLAEGIAGIQHNAFYMHRALDANNLREVLKYSAQMLSELRTSKLSPHKYYELYMRAFDELRKLEMFFKDESRHGVSIVDLYELVQHAGNILPRLYLLCTVGSVYIKSKEAPAKDVLKDLVEMCLGVQHPIRGLFLRCYLAQISRDKLPDIGSEYKGDSDTVVDAVDFVLQNFIEMNKLWVRLKHQGPGRSREKLEKERSELRDLVGKNLHVLSQIEGVDLEMYKDTVLPRILEQVFPDEYHLQTLETLLGACPLLQPTVDIKTVLSQLMDRLSNYAASSTDVLPEFLRVEAFAKLSSAIGRVIEAQVEMPIVGAITLYVSLLTFTLRVHPDRLDYVDQVLGACVKKLSGKPKLEDSKAKKQVVALLSAPLEKYKDIVMALTLSNYPRVMDHLDNETNKVMAMVIIQSILKNTSCISTADQVEVLFELIKGLVKDLDGTDVEELDEEDFKEEQNSVARLIHMLYNDDPEEMLKIICAAKKNIMNGGPKRLPFTVPPLILSALGLIRRLQGREGDLTGEEVPATPKNIFQILNQAIEALTTVPSPELALRLYLECAEAANDCDLEPVAYEFFTQAFVLYEEEITDSKSQVTAIHLIIGTLQRMNVFGVENRDTLTHKATGYSAKLLKKPDQCRAVYACSHLFWVDDLDGIKDGERVLLCLKRALRIANAAQQMINITRGSSGPVTLFVEILNKYLYFFEKGNPQVTSAAIQALIELITTETKSDSTAPDAVSDPFFASTLRYIQFQKQKGGAMSEKYDSIKV
- the LOC122317755 gene encoding vacuolar protein sorting-associated protein 35B-like isoform X4 yields the protein MMIPDGIEDEEKWLAEGIAGIQHNAFYMHRALDANNLREVLKYSAQMLSELRTSKLSPHKYYELYMRAFDELRKLEMFFKDESRHGVSIVDLYELVQHAGNILPRLYLLCTVGSVYIKSKEAPAKDVLKDLVEMCLGVQHPIRGLFLRCYLAQISRDKLPDIGSEYKGDSDTVVDAVDFVLQNFIEMNKLWVRLKHQGPGRSREKLEKERSELRDLVGKNLHVLSQIEGVDLEMYKDTVLPRILEQVFPDEYHLQTLETLLGACPLLQVLPEFLRVEAFAKLSSAIGRVIEAQVEMPIVGAITLYVSLLTFTLRVHPDRLDYVDQVLGACVKKLSGKPKLEDSKAKKQVVALLSAPLEKYKDIVMALTLSNYPRVMDHLDNETNKVMAMVIIQSILKNTSCISTADQVEVLFELIKGLVKDLDGTDVEELDEEDFKEEQNSVARLIHMLYNDDPEEMLKIICAAKKNIMNGGPKRLPFTVPPLILSALGLIRRLQGREGDLTGEEVPATPKNIFQILNQAIEALTTVPSPELALRLYLECAEAANDCDLEPVAYEFFTQAFVLYEEEITDSKSQVTAIHLIIGTLQRMNVFGVENRDTLTHKATGYSAKLLKKPDQCRAVYACSHLFWVDDLDGIKDGERVLLCLKRALRIANAAQQMINITRGSSGPVTLFVEILNKYLYFFEKGNPQVTSAAIQALIELITTETKSDSTAPDAVSDPFFASTLRYIQFQKQKGGAMSEKYDSIKV